The Acinetobacter sp. GSS19 genome includes a region encoding these proteins:
- the paaI gene encoding hydroxyphenylacetyl-CoA thioesterase PaaI, which produces MDQPVNQMFNQDMLMQQLGAHLVSHQHNTAQVELKVTEQHLQGHQTCHGAVIFALADAAFAIACNSGEHPAVGQHCSINYLKPGLLGDTLTAKAEHKASSGRSGIYDITISNQKQQVVAEFRGTSRLIVK; this is translated from the coding sequence ATGGATCAGCCCGTCAACCAGATGTTTAATCAGGACATGTTAATGCAGCAATTGGGAGCCCATCTGGTTTCACATCAACACAATACGGCGCAAGTTGAACTGAAAGTGACTGAACAGCATTTACAGGGCCATCAAACCTGTCATGGCGCAGTCATTTTTGCACTAGCGGATGCGGCTTTTGCAATTGCCTGTAATAGTGGTGAACATCCGGCGGTCGGCCAGCATTGCAGTATTAATTATTTAAAACCCGGCTTATTGGGCGATACCTTAACCGCGAAAGCTGAACATAAAGCCAGTAGTGGCCGTAGTGGAATTTATGACATTACCATCAGCAATCAGAAACAGCAGGTTGTTGCTGAGTTTCGTGGAACTTCGCGTTTGATTGTTAAGTAA
- a CDS encoding DUF2971 domain-containing protein, with translation MKVYKYRYGTQRDLNSLKDDYFYAPHPSRLNDPFENLFLEDQIHHQIELLEKTYAQDVANLKDCVNNLCNKIREKVGIYSLSKTAMHELLWAYYADSHAGFCIEYDLEKLMEWTSSSISLDVMYQDVAPKLDLKKLLNNDNKSFQKLLQYTSGTKSTSWAHEQEIRIVTDNYGRVQYDFRAVKAIYFGLRMPKTIQDLSSQNEELPETAAKVCQEQVMEELQGRGIKYYQIELEPNSYRFNCIEIEDLYKDGTKYKDTLKFIDKSCIDYNGYAWDVSSDYFDKVAEIIRRDPYFDYLNSIAISTYQSEIRNEPIIFASFYKNKEDIIPIKIYFNLDEIDNVYRRLGLNEKSPLS, from the coding sequence ATGAAAGTATACAAATATAGATATGGTACACAGCGTGATTTAAATTCTTTGAAAGATGATTATTTTTATGCTCCGCATCCATCCAGATTAAATGATCCCTTTGAAAATTTATTCTTAGAGGATCAGATTCATCACCAAATCGAATTATTAGAAAAAACATATGCTCAAGATGTTGCTAATTTAAAAGATTGTGTGAATAACCTTTGTAATAAGATCCGTGAAAAAGTTGGCATTTATTCATTGAGTAAAACAGCTATGCATGAGTTGCTTTGGGCCTATTATGCAGATTCTCATGCAGGTTTTTGTATTGAATATGATTTAGAAAAACTAATGGAGTGGACATCCTCTAGTATATCACTTGATGTTATGTATCAAGATGTTGCCCCAAAATTGGATTTAAAAAAACTTCTTAATAATGATAATAAGAGTTTTCAAAAATTACTTCAGTATACGTCAGGTACTAAATCAACAAGCTGGGCACACGAACAAGAAATTAGAATTGTTACGGATAATTATGGAAGAGTACAGTATGACTTTCGAGCAGTAAAAGCAATTTATTTCGGTTTGCGCATGCCTAAGACTATACAAGATTTGTCATCTCAAAATGAGGAACTTCCTGAGACTGCTGCAAAAGTATGTCAAGAACAAGTGATGGAAGAATTGCAAGGCAGAGGAATCAAGTATTACCAAATCGAACTTGAACCTAATAGTTATAGGTTTAACTGCATTGAGATTGAGGATTTATATAAGGACGGAACTAAATATAAAGACACTTTAAAATTCATCGATAAATCGTGTATTGATTATAATGGTTATGCTTGGGATGTTTCGTCAGATTATTTCGACAAAGTTGCCGAAATTATTAGACGAGATCCTTACTTCGATTATTTAAATTCTATAGCGATATCTACATATCAATCTGAAATAAGAAATGAGCCGATAATATTTGCAAGTTTTTATAAGAATAAGGAGGATATTATCCCAATTAAAATATATTTCAATTTAGATGAAATAGATAACGTGTATAGGAGATTGGGTTTAAATGAGAAAAGCCCACTTTCATGA
- a CDS encoding M61 family metallopeptidase, producing the protein MLHYQIEFDDYRQHLIHVTARFLANPNQVLWLPSWIPGSYLIREFAKHIEAVKAYDEAGRQLKISKFEKNKWRLFNTDHELITVEYDVYAYDLSVRGAYVDQNRLYVNPACACLGLEGQELAPIELEIFLPDELKHFQLATGLTAKSLVRGRYTLKAQNYAELIDAPFELAEQTRFSFEAQGISHEFVVSGQHAMNAARMKQDIEKICATEIAMFGSAPFADYTFMTIATGNSYGGLEHPNSTSLITPREDLPKADEPAEPSEDYQRFLGLCSHEYFHSWLVKFIRPENFVNYDLNKEGYTSLLWIFEGFTSYYDDLILLRSGVVSQDSYLKLLKTQIDRYLQNPGRFIQTVAESSFDAWVKFYRQDENSNNAGTSYYNKGCLVALCLDLGLRLRGSSLDAVMRKLYENAQQGIQVHERSIFEICEQLTGQKWVEQINHLINTTDELPLDQLLPEFGLSYALKNDKSLPFGLKLVDKPEGVMVQQARRDGAAAQAGLSANDVIIAIDGLKASEKLLAKYAKQQGTFTVFAFRRDELMQFEVQGGETGLTTVELKVEDQAKLETWLKA; encoded by the coding sequence ATGTTGCATTATCAAATTGAGTTCGATGATTACCGTCAACATTTAATCCACGTTACAGCGCGTTTTTTGGCAAATCCCAACCAGGTGCTCTGGTTGCCGAGCTGGATTCCCGGCAGCTACCTGATCCGTGAATTTGCCAAACATATTGAAGCCGTCAAAGCCTACGACGAAGCGGGCCGCCAACTGAAAATCAGCAAGTTCGAAAAAAACAAATGGCGTCTGTTTAACACCGATCACGAACTGATCACCGTGGAATATGATGTGTATGCCTATGATCTGTCAGTACGCGGTGCCTATGTCGATCAGAACCGTTTATACGTCAATCCGGCCTGTGCCTGTCTGGGGCTGGAAGGCCAAGAGCTGGCACCGATTGAGCTGGAAATTTTCCTGCCGGATGAGCTCAAGCATTTTCAATTGGCCACCGGTTTGACTGCGAAAAGTCTGGTACGTGGTCGTTACACACTGAAAGCACAAAACTATGCGGAACTGATTGATGCGCCTTTTGAGCTGGCAGAGCAAACCCGTTTCAGCTTTGAAGCACAGGGCATTTCACATGAGTTTGTGGTGTCTGGCCAGCACGCCATGAATGCCGCGCGCATGAAGCAGGACATTGAAAAAATCTGTGCCACTGAAATCGCGATGTTCGGTTCCGCACCCTTTGCAGACTATACCTTTATGACCATAGCGACGGGCAACAGTTATGGTGGTCTGGAGCATCCGAACAGTACCAGTCTGATTACCCCACGTGAAGACTTGCCGAAAGCCGATGAACCTGCGGAACCTTCAGAAGACTATCAACGTTTCTTGGGATTGTGCAGCCACGAATATTTCCACTCTTGGTTGGTAAAATTTATCCGTCCGGAAAATTTCGTCAATTACGACCTGAATAAGGAAGGCTATACCTCACTGCTGTGGATTTTTGAGGGTTTCACGTCTTATTACGATGATCTGATCTTGCTACGTAGTGGCGTGGTTTCACAAGATTCTTATCTGAAATTGCTAAAAACCCAGATTGACCGTTATCTGCAGAATCCAGGGCGTTTCATTCAAACAGTCGCTGAATCCAGTTTTGATGCCTGGGTGAAATTCTACCGCCAGGATGAAAACTCCAACAATGCTGGCACCAGCTATTACAACAAAGGCTGTCTGGTGGCCTTGTGTCTGGATTTAGGGCTGCGGTTACGTGGTTCGAGTCTGGATGCCGTGATGCGTAAATTGTATGAAAATGCACAACAGGGCATTCAGGTGCATGAGCGCAGCATTTTTGAAATCTGTGAACAGCTTACCGGTCAAAAATGGGTGGAGCAGATCAATCACCTGATCAATACCACCGATGAATTGCCATTGGATCAGTTATTGCCTGAGTTTGGTCTCAGTTACGCGCTGAAAAATGACAAGTCTTTGCCATTTGGTTTGAAACTGGTAGATAAACCTGAAGGCGTAATGGTTCAGCAAGCACGCCGTGATGGTGCAGCAGCACAAGCCGGCCTTTCTGCCAATGATGTGATTATCGCGATTGATGGTTTGAAAGCTTCAGAAAAACTCCTGGCCAAATACGCCAAACAGCAGGGGACTTTTACAGTGTTTGCTTTCCGCCGTGATGAATTGATGCAGTTTGAAGTGCAGGGTGGGGAAACTGGGTTAACCACGGTTGAGCTAAAAGTTGAAGATCAGGCAAAACTGGAGACTTGGTTAAAGGCTTAA